The DNA sequence ggaaatctctatggtggtgccacagggttcaactctcggtctgactcttttctctgtatatatcaatgatgtcgctcttgctgcgggtgactctctgatccacctctacgcagccgacaccattctgtattagaggtcgaccgattaatcggaatggctgattaattagggccgatttcaagttttcataacaatcggaaaacgGTATTTTTGGGCTTCAATTTGCCGATTTATAAAAAGTGAATTaatctatatacatatatatattacctttatttaactaggcaagtcagttaagaacacattcttattttctttcaatgacggcctaggaacggtgggttaactgcctcgttcaggggcagaactccAGATTttcaacttgtcagctcgggggatccaatcttgcaaccttacatttAACTCGTGCAACCTTACATTTAACTCGTCCAAcccaataacgacctgcctctctctcgttgcactccacaaggagactgcctgttacgcgaatgcagtaagccaaggtaagttgctagctagcattaaacttatcttataaaaaacaatcaatcataatcactaattaactacacatggttgatgatattactagatattatctagcgtgtcctgcgttgcatgtaatctgactgagcatacaagcatacagtatctaagtttcaaacgtcactcgctgtgagccttctagtagttgttccccttgctctgcatgggtaacgctgcttcgatggtggctgttgtcgttgtgttgctggttcgagcccagggaggagtgaggagagggatcaaagctatactgttacactggcaatactaaagtgcctataagaacatccaatagtcaaaggttaatgaaatacaaatggtataaagggaaatagtcctataattcctataataactacaacctaaaacttattacctgggaatattgaagactcatgttaaaggaaccaccagctttcatatgttctcatgttctgagcaaggaactgaaacgttggctttcttacatagcacatattgaccttttactttcttctccaacactttgtttttgcattatttaaaccaaattgaacatgtttcattatttacttgaggctaaattgattttattgatgtattatatcaagttaaaataagtgttcattcagtattgttgtaattgtcattattacaaaatatatatatatatataaattggccgattaatcggtttcaggatttttggtcctccaataaatcggtatcggtgttgaaaaatcataatcggtcgacctctattctgtatacatctgtcccttctttggacactgtcttATCAAacctaaactctccttccagactcacattaagcatctctaatccaaaattaaatctagaatcggcttcctatttcgcaacaaggcctccttcactcatgctacctGGACTTCGGCGATGTGatttacaaaattgcctccaacactcttttcagcaaattggatgtagtctatcacagtgccatccgttttgtcaccaaagccccatataatacccacctctgcgacctgtatgctctcgttggctggccctcactacatattcgttgccaaaaccactggctcatctgtaaatatcacactcaactacctcatccccattttgtTATATATTTATTCTcttttgtaccccagtatctctacttgcacatgatcttctgcacatctatcactccagtattaatgatAATTTGTagttatttcgcctctatggcctatttattgccttacctccctaatcttattacgtttgcacacactgtacaaagACTTTTCTGTTATGCTATTAACGGTACGTTTGTTTaacccatgtgtaactctgtgttgtttttgtcgcactgatttgttttattttggtcaggttgcagttgtaagtgagaacttgttatcaactggcctacctgtttgTTAAAAACTTCTTGACGCTATCCATTCCATTAGCGGGATAATTTTCAACAATAACTGCtgaattgcagagagccacattcaaataatattactaaaaatatttatattcatgaaatcacaagtgcaatatagcaaaacaaagtttagctttttgttaatccacctgtcgtgccagattttgaaaatatgctttacagcgaaagcaatccaagcatttgtgtaagtttatcgatcactagacaaaacattatgaacaagcacctagtctcagcctccagtatttatgctgcagtagtttatgggggctggggtcagtttgttatatctggagtacttctcctgtcctattcggtgtcctgtgtgaatctaagtgtgcgttctctaattctctccttctctctttctttctctcggaggaggacctgagccctaggacctgagctccaggactacctgacatgatgactccttgctgtccccagtccaccatgctgctgttccagtttcaactgacctgagccctaggaccatgccccaggactacctgacatgatgactccttgcttccccagtccacctggccatgctgctgctccagtttcaacttccacctgactgtgctgctgctccaaaactgttctgccttatttattgaccatgctggtcatttatgaacatttgaacatcttggccatgttctgttataatctccacccggaggactggccaccccacatagcctggttcctctctaggtttcttcctaggttttggcctttctaagccaccgtgcttctacacctgcattgcttgctgtttggggttttaggctgggttttgtacagcactttgagatatcagctgatacgaagggctatataaataaatttgatttgatttgatttgatttagcatcaaagtagcttgctcatctatcactccagtatactccagtacttacctttgatgatcttcggatgttttcactcatgagattcccagttacacaataaatgttccttttgttccataaagattatttttagatccaaaatacctccatttgtttggcgctttgtgttcagaaatccacaggctcgagcggtcacggcaacgcagacaaattccaaatagtatccgtaatgtccatagaaacatgtcaaacgttttttatataatcaatcctcaggttgagTTTAAagtatataatcgataatatatcaaccggcacTGTCACTTTTTCagtaagagagggagagtcaatggctgccccactctgttcgGTAAGCAAAACTCAttcgaacacccagctatccactacgcgatgttatctttctcgctcatttttcaaaataaaagcctgaaactatgtctaaagacttgaaaccttgaggaagcgataggaaagggAATCTGGTTGAAGACAAATCCAGATCCAGACCTgaatgattgtgtcccacttgttgttgattcttcacaaaaaaaaaatacagttttatatctttatttttgaagcctgaaatgtggcaaaaggtcgcaaagttcaagggggccgaatactttcgcaaggcactgtacattgtaATCAATTATCTCAATAAATATGTACCAAATATGTACCTATTTACATTCAGTTGCTCTCAAAGGCACTCAAAGAGAAGACGTGTGATTAAAATAGATGAAACTGTACAACACGTTAGGTCCATGATGGATATAGAGTCACTTTCTTCCCCCAAACACCTTTTTGAATGATATTATAGAAGTGATTAGTGTGGTTTGTGAGAACCAGGACCAATATGGAGTGGCGTTACATGAGGGGGTTGAATAAGGCTCAATAGTAAGGTACAGAGAGAGCCTCATCTCCAATGGCAATGGCCTTGCATCACAATGATGATGTCATGAAGGATATTGTGCACATAATGATAGGAACAGCCAAAATCGATTCATTTGAACTTGGTGGCTTTTCCAGCAGCCACATTTTTACTAGTATTTCAGATAAATCTATTGCGTATTCATCTCTGTATTGGGATTGTCACTTGCTTAATTGTAAGTAAACGGGAGGAAATGTGAACACATCGTAAAGAGATGTATTATTCTTTGGTTAGCAACACGCCACTTACTACAATGTTTTGTATTTTCCAGAGTTATTGTTAGCTAGGAGGAAGACATGGAGGGTTCAACGCTGACACAGAGGAGGGCTGAGTGTCAGTTGAAGGAAAGGGAGATCCAGACAGACTACATGATGGAGCTGGGAGCCAGGTTGGCTCTGGTGAGACAGATCCagagggagcaggagaaggagataAAGAGGATTTGGTTTGAGACGAGGAAAATGCCAAGCCTGATTGAGGAGGTAACAAGTCTACTAGAGTTGATGACCAATATTGATTAAAGCAAATATATGTCAATATTCGGGCAAAATGTGCCATATGCCATGGAATGTAAGTTAACAGTATTTTGTCTGATAACTTTTcttgtgttgtattgtgtatgTCTCTaattattgttatgtacattgtCCTCCGTTATTATGGTTTCcttgtctttaaaaaaataaaaataacaagacCAAGCGATCTCTCGTAGACCTTCAAATCAGGATAATgtagttgtcccacctagctgcCTTAagttgaatgcactaactgtaagtcgttctggataaaTGCCTCTGATAAAtgtctaaaatgtcaaatgttgtgCTGGGTGTAGTGCATGTATTTTTACACTTAGTTGACCCGTTAGCTAGAAGACCCAGGGTTGGTACAGACTGGTGCAGAGCATCTGAGAGGACACTAGATATATACAGTgtcttaggaaagtattcagacacctttacTTATTCCATCTGTTGTTACTTTACatcctcattctaaaatggattaaatcaaataaaaattctcagcaatctacacacaaaaccccaaaaTTACAAAGTGAGCAAACTATTTTACATGTTCTTGTTGCTTATGTATTAaacttaaaaacagaaatatcttatttacataagaattgctatgagtctcgaaattgagctcaggtgcatcctgtttccattgatcgtccttgagatgtttctacaacttgattggacatgttGTAAATGAAATTGATaggacaagatttggaaaggcacacacctgtctatataaggtcccacagtggacagtgcatgtcagatcaaataCCAAACCATGAGGTAGAAgggattgtccgtagagttcccgagacaggattgtgtcgagaaacagatctagggaagagtaccaaaaaatcTATGcggaattgaaggtccccaagaacacagtggcctccatcatacttaaatagaagaagtttcgaaccaccaagactcatcctagagctggacgcccggCCAAGCTGAGCattcggaggagaagggccttggtcggggaggtgaccaagaacacgatggtgactgacagagctcaagagtttctctgtggagattggagaaccttccagaaggacaaccatctctgcagcacttcacaaatcaggcctttacggtagagttgccagatggaagccactcctcagtaaaaggcacatgacagtccacttggagtttcCCAAAAAGGCACCTattgactctcagaccatgagaaacaagatgctctggtctgatgaaaccaagattgaaatctttggcctgattgccaagcgtcacgtctggaggaaatctggcagcTACGGcacagtgaagcacggtggttgGTGTCAGtgtcatgctgtgaggatgtttttcagcggcgtggactaggagactagtcaggatcgaggcaaagatgaacggagcagagagagatccttgaagaaaacctggtccagagcgctcaggacctcagactgggggcgatgGGTCACCATACAACAGAACAACGACCTTAACCACAaagccaagacaaggcaggagtgactttgggaaacgtctctgaatgtccttgagtggccttgccagagcccggacttgaaccggatCGAACATCTatggacagacctgaaaatagctgtgccgcaactctccccatccaacctaacagagcttgagaggatctgcagagaagaatgggagaaagtccccaaacacaagtatgccaagcttgtagcgtaatacccaagaagattctatgctgtaatcgctgccaaaggtgcttcaacaaagtaatgaaTACGAAAGCATATTCCCATTATTTTAATTTCAAATGAATTTGGAACTATTCTGTtcttgctttgtcaatatggggtattttgtgtagattgatgagcaaaaaaaattatttaaccaattttagaataaggctgtgaggtaacaaaatgtggaaagtgaaggggtctgaatactttctgaaggcattgtatatgTGATGTATAAGTATATAGTGTTCACTCATAAAGTATGTATGTACTGAATGTGATCACTTTCATCATGTCTGTTTCTTTTATCCCACAGAATGTGAGAGATGTGACCAAACGTCCACTCACTGAGTTCATGGCTCCCTGTATTGACTCCCTCCCACCACTGGCTTTCACCAATCGGAGGCCAATACCAGCCATGTTGCATCCCCCCTCTCCATTGGTCATAAGCACTCAGGATGCACAGCGGTTCATTGTATTTTCCTACTTTGTCCCTGCTGAGTGCCCAGTTGCCACAGAGGCCACTGCAGATGTATCTGCTGGTAAAAGAGAGGACTTATCAACAGATACACATCTATCTTCAATACTGCATCGATACCTGCCACACTTCTTTAACGATGACTCCATTCCACCACAGCAGACAGTAGAGGGAACCACTGAGGTCTCAGTTGCTCCAGTAGCAATATCTAATATCAAGGAAGAGGACAGATTCTATCCTTTCTCCCTCCCACCACTGGCTCAGCGGTTCATTGGCAATTCATTCAATGTCCCGGAAACATCCCAGCTTGCTGTTTCAGCCACGGAGTGCCGAGTTGCCAAAGTGGCCACTGCAGGTACAGCCACTGTCAGGAGAGAGAACCGATGGGCAGGTAGAATTCTTCCTTCAGTGCTGCCTCCAAGTCTGCCACATGTCTTTGACATTGCCAGGGATGGCAGTAGAGGGAACCAATAAGTGTCCAGTTGCCAGGGAAACAACCAATGATGTGTCCACTCACCTCAAAGAGGACATGGCAGCTGATCAAAGCCCTCCTGACCCTGCAGCACTGCCTCCAAGCTCACCATGTATCCGTGACTCTGACCACAAACTGACCAAGGAGGAAAAAGAGGATGTACCCGAGTCCTACGTTGCCACAGAGATCACTGTAGGCACATCCATTGTCCAGGGAGAGGACCTGGATAAAAGCCCTGCTCCAAGGCTGCCTCCAAGCTTGTCACACGTTttggacaatgaccataagcagcCAGAGGAGACGATAGAGGGCACCACTGAGTGCTCAGTCGCCGCAGAGGCATCAGTTGCTAATAGAGAGGATCCATCAGCAGCTACAGATCTTCCCTCAGTGCTGCCTTCAAGCCTGCAACTTGTCTTTGACAATGACTACAAACGGccagaggaggcaggagagggcACCAGCAAGTGTCCAGTTGCCAGTGAAGCAGCCGCATCTGTGTCCACTGTCCTCCAAGAGGAGGTTTTGGCTGATAATAGTCCTCCTGCACCCACAGCACTGCCTCTAAGGCTGCCCTGGACCCACAATATTGACCACAAACAGCCAGAGGAGACTGTTGAGAACACCACAGAGTGCTCAGTTGACATAGAGGCATGTACAGTTGCATCCACTGTCAAGAGAGAGGAACTGATGGGTGATAAAAGCCCTGTCCATGCACTTCCTCCAAGCCTGGCATGCATCCATGACAAGGACCACAAGCAGCCAGATCAGAAAGGGAGGGGCACTACTGTGGAGGTGGATATCTGCCCTCATGCTCACCAGCTGGTCTCAGATGCTAAATTAACTCTGGCAACCTGCAATGATGAGCCGCCCACCCCTCTGATCTGCGTGGTCACTAAGATGCCTGTTAGAGTTGGAGCCTCCATATGCAGGTCAGAGGATGAGGAACCCAGGCCCTGGACCCTGGAAGAGGCAAAGGTAGGTGTCCTATTTCACACTAAAACTTTACAGGGATGGTGGTcagttcaatttcaattcaaagcGTTGAAGAGAATTGGAACTTTAGAGTCCTTTGAtcggaattgaaatggaattgaccccaaacccTTCTGCTCTTTGCTCATAGTAGAAAACATCACCCCTCACTAGGGTTAATTGGCCATCATTGTATGATGATCATTCAAATGTGTATTGAATTTGCCACATTGGAACAATATTACATCTTTAGTCAATGTCTTCCTGTTAGGATTATTGGATAGGCATTGAAAATGAGAGTGAAGAGAGGAACGTCACTGAGGAGGTGAGCCCAAGGGAGGGATTGAAGAGTGAGGCGGACTGTGTCCATTCCAAGTGCTCCAATGGGACAGTTTcatcagagagagcagagaccatccTGGGAAGAGTGGGCTTTCTGCTCATGAACCAAATTCAGAAAATCCCGTTTTTGAAGATGGAGGAAAAAGAGAAAAATAAGAAACTGAATAAGAAGttgaaagataaagagagaaaggagatgaaACACAAGGAGGCGGagcaaaaaaagagagagaagaaagagatgaaggagagagagaaagagcagaagaAAGTCATGAAGGctgagaagaagagggagaagttagaacagaaaaagagagagaaggaaagaaaagagaaggaaagggcAGAGAAAAAGAGGTTAGAGGGGTTGATGAAGATACATAATGACATGATGAAAGACAGAATTAAGAAAGAGAAGAAGTGTTCTGAGGagctgaaaaagagagagaaagctcaAGCTGAGTTcttggagatggagagaaagattcAAGAAAAGATGagcaaagaggagaggaagagactggagaagaagaagaagagggagccaGCTGGAGGTGGAACTGAGACGGTGATAGAAGAGCAGGGAAGGGATGAAAGCTTGAAGATGGATGAGTAGACTGGgtaatagagagagatatagggagggagggatatggtaTTTTTGCATGCAATGAAAAAACAaagcatttaaaaataaaataaaaaatgttaactCTGATTTTTGTTAAGGCATACTGTACAACACTGTATAAACACAAAATGTTGACTTTTCACAAATCTGGGGAGTGTTtaatgatgaggagaggaggaagaaaaggGAGGGGGAGTGGATGGAGGGTGGGTGGAGAGGAATATGATACAGAGgaatttaactcggcaagtcagttcagaacaaattcttatttacaatgacggcctaccaaaaggcaaaaggcctcctgcggggatgggattaaaaataaataaataaaattaaaacataggacaaaacacacatcacgacaagtgagacaacacaacactttaacctctttcagctagggggcaccatttttatgtttggaaaaataacgttcccaaagtaaacggcctatttctcaggcccatatgctagaatatgcatataattgacagattaggatagaaaacactcgaaagtttccaaaacggtcaaaatattgtctgtgagtataacagaactgatattgcaagcgaaaacctgaggaaaatcaaaccaggaagtggcttctattttcaAAGCTCCATGTTTCATAGCCTATATTTTAAAatcaacctgaggattgattataaaaaaacgtttgacatgtttctgtgaacattacggatactatttggaatttgtctgcgttgtcgtgaccgctcgagtcTGTGTATTTCTGAACACaatgcgccaaacaaacggaggtattttggatataaaaattatctttaaggaacaaaaggaacatttattgtgtaactgggagtctcgtgagtgaaaacatccgaagatcatcaaaggtaagcgacaCTGGGGTACAAAAGTGAAGTGAAAAACTAAATacataacaatatggggatgaggtagttgggtgtgctatttacagatgagccagtggttttggcaacgaatatgtagtgagggccagccaacgagagcatttGAGTTGAGTCAGGGAGCCATTCGGTAGTCtctactacgctaggcgagctggagaaaCAACTATTCAGaaagctagcaggccggggataGTAGACGGGTCTTCGGCGACATTGCAATGGAgaagcctgttgaaaccacctcggACGATTACGTCTGCAGACCAGTCGtaatggatcggcggggctccatgtcatcaataaagggtccaggcaaAATGGCAAAAGAGGTGttgtagcccaagaattagctggtatacttcttcggctagccgggagatgggcttaacttgaggctagctcaaggctaactggtgcttgcttcgggaaaGAGGTGTTTGCCAGCAGTATCCACTCAGTTGCAGCTAGTTAGCTACGGTGTTCCGGTGTAATGGTCAAGAGCTTACGGCAGAAATCcggtgatgtggtagagaaaTAGCAGttcgatatgctctgggttgatttcgcgctgtgcagactggcaggtttTGACCGAGATGAAGCTGGCTGGTGTCCGAGTTAACGGTGAAGATCGCTAGCAGtagctaactgactactagctagttagctggctatctgctgatgggggttccggttctaaagtataaaatagcagatccgtaccacattgggtgaggcgggttgcaagAAAGTATATTCTGTTCATAGATGGAAAGCGAGATTAAAATATACAGTgcggagaacaagtatttgataacctgcaaaatcggcaggacttacaaagcatgtagaggtctctaatttttatcatagttacacttcaactgtgagagacggaatctaaaacaaaaatccagaaaatcccattgtatgatttttaagtaattcatttgcattttattgcatgacataagtatttgatcccctacCAACCAGTaggaattccggctctcacagacctgaaaGTTTTTCTTTTAGAagtcctcctgttctccactcattacctgtattaactgcacctctttgaacttgttacctgtataaaaaacacctgtccacacactcaatcaaacagactccaacctctccacaatggccaagaccagagagctgtgtaaggacatcagggataaaattgtaaaCCTGCACAAGgatgggatgggctacaggacaataggcaagcagcttggtgagacggcagcaactgttggcgcaattattcgaaaatgaaagaagttcaagatgacggtcaatcaccctcggtctggggctccatgcaagatctcacctcgtggggcatcaatgatcacaaggaaggtgagggatcagcccagaactacacggcaggacctggtcaatgacctgaagagagctgggaccacagtctcaaagaaaaccattagtaacacactaagcCGTCAAAGATTAAAATCCTGCACGCAAGGtgcccctgctcaagccagtgcatgtccaggcccatctgaagatTGCCAATGGCCAtatggatgatccagaggaggaatgggagacggtcatgtggtctgatgagacaaaaacagagctttttggtctaaactccactcgccgtgtttggaggaagaagaaggatgagtacaaccccaagaacaccatcccaaccgtgaagcatggaggtggaaacatcattctttggggatgcttttctgcaaaggggacaggacgactgcaccgtattgaggggaggatggatggggtcatgtatcgcgagatcatggccaacaacctccttccctcagtaagagcattgaagatgggtcgtggctgggtcttccagcatgacaacgacccgaaacacacagccagggcaactaaggagtgactccgtaagaagcatctcaaggtcctggccaggtcctagccagtctccagacctgaacccaatagaaaatctttggagggagc is a window from the Oncorhynchus tshawytscha isolate Ot180627B linkage group LG14, Otsh_v2.0, whole genome shotgun sequence genome containing:
- the LOC121839208 gene encoding transcription initiation factor TFIID subunit 3-like codes for the protein MSRKHPSLLFQPRSAELPKWPLQVQPLSGERTDGQVEFFLQCCLQVCHMSLTLPGMAVEGTNKCPVARETTNDVSTHLKEDMAADQSPPDPAALPPSSPCIRDSDHKLTKEEKEDVPESYVATEITVGTSIVQGEDLDKSPAPRLPPSLSHVLDNDHKQPEETIEGTTECSVAAEASVANREDPSAATDLPSVLPSSLQLVFDNDYKRPEEAGEGTSKCPVASEAAASVSTVLQEEVLADNSPPAPTALPLRLPWTHNIDHKQPEETVENTTECSVDIEACTVASTVKREELMGDKSPVHALPPSLACIHDKDHKQPDQKGRGTTVEVDICPHAHQLVSDAKLTLATCNDEPPTPLICVVTKMPVRVGASICRSEDEEPRPWTLEEAKDYWIGIENESEERNVTEEVSPREGLKSEADCVHSKCSNGTVSSERAETILGRVGFLLMNQIQKIPFLKMEEKEKNKKLNKKLKDKERKEMKHKEAEQKKREKKEMKEREKEQKKVMKAEKKREKIKKEKKCSEELKKREKAQAEFLEMERKIQEKMSKEERKRLEKKKKREPAGGGTETVIEEQGRDESLKMDE